One window of the Mixophyes fleayi isolate aMixFle1 chromosome 6, aMixFle1.hap1, whole genome shotgun sequence genome contains the following:
- the SPOP gene encoding speckle-type POZ protein: MSRVPSPPPPAEMSSGPVAESWCYTQIKVVKFSYMWTINNFSFCREEMGEVIKSSTFSSGANDKLKWCLRVNPKGLDEESKDYLSLYLLLVSCPKSEVRAKFKFSILNAKGEETKAMESQRAYRFVQGKDWGFKKFIRRDFLLDEANGLLPDDKLTLFCEVSVVQDSVNISGQNTMNMVKVPECRLADELGGLWENSRFTDCCLCVAGQEFQAHKAILAARSPVFSAMFEHEMEESKKNRVEIKDVEPDVFKEMMCFIYTGKASNLDKMADDLLAAADKYALERLKVMCEEALCSNLSVENAAEILILADLHSADQLKTQAVDFINYHASDVMETSGWKSMVVSHPHLVAEAYRSLASAQCPFLGPPRKRLKQS; the protein is encoded by the exons ATGTCGCGAGTACCAAGTCCCCCTCCCCCGGCTGAGATGTCCAGTGGTCCTGTGGCTGAAAGCTGGTGTTACACACAG ATAAAGGTTGTAAAATTTTCATACATGTGGACAATCAACAATTTCAGTTTCTGTCGAGAGGAAATGGGCGAGGTGATAAAGAGCTCCACCTTCTCCTCAGGAGCCAATGATAAACTGAAATG GTGCCTGAGAGTTAATCCTAAAGGATTGGATGAAGAGAGCAAGGATTATTTGTCCCTCTATCTGCTTCTGGTCAGTTGTCCAAAAAGTGAGGTGCGCGCTAAATTCAAATTCTCCATCCTCAATGCCAAAGGCGAGGAGACCAAGGCAATGG AGAGTCAGCGGGCATACCGCTTCGTACAGGGGAAGGACTGGGGTTTTAAGAAATTCATCCGCAGGGATTTTCTGCTTGATGAGGCTAATGGCCTGCTCCCAGATGACAAGTTGACTCTATTTTGTGAG GTTAGTGTGGTACAAGACTCTGTGAACATTTCTGGGCAGAATACAATGAACATGGTCAAAGTTCCAGAATGTCGCCTAGCCGATGAGCTTGGAGGATTATGGGAAAACTCTCGTTTCACGGACTGCTGCCTGTGTGTTGCTGGTCAGGAGTTTCAGGCGCACAAAGCCATCCTTGCAG CACGATCTCCAGTGTTCAGTGCAATGTTTGAGCACGAAATGGAAGAGAGTAAGAAG AATCGTGTAGAGATTAAAGACGTAGAGCCAGATGTCTTCAAGGAAATGATGTGTTTCATATACACTGGGAAGGCGTCCAACCTTGACAAAATGGCTGATGATCTTCTCGCTGCTGCCGACAAG TATGCTCTAGAGCGCCTGAAGGTGATGTGTGAGGAAGCGCTATGTAGTAATTTGTCAGTGGAAAACGCTGCAGAGATCCTGATTTTGGCTGATTTACACAGTGCCGACCAACTAAAAACACAAGCAGTTGACTTCATCAACTA TCACGCGTCTGATGTAATGGAAACGTCTGGATGGAAGTCTATGGTGGTCTCGCACCCACACCTGGTAGCAGAAGCGTACCGGTCTCTGGCGTCTGCGCAGTGCCCTTTCTTGGGCCCTCCACGCAAGCGCCTGAAGCAATCCTAA